The genome window GCTGGAGATTTCCCCGCTTAACAAAGTGCATTCACATGATCCTCTGGTCCAAGCCATCTAAGCGTCGAACTCAGGACTAGAATACAGAATGTCTGATGAGATGCTTATCTTTTGATAATCCTAACGATGCTCTTCCTGCTATTCCACCTTTCCGGAATGCTCTGTGCTCAAACTCTACGCTCAAATTCGTACGACGCCATCTTCCTCACAAATACGCCAGTAGCCCAACTTGACTCAACTTCGAAAAATCTTCATTTCATCTCGAATGCCGACTGCTCATAAACTGTGTTTGCAGGGTCACAATCAACCAGGGATGCTTTGGCGGGACGATTCGCCTTAATCTTTATCTGCCCTGTATCTGATCTGTAGTAGATAACTGGCCCACCGGAGCATACTTGTACGCGGGCAATGTTGCGTCTGGGTACAAAATACCACTTTCGAGTTCTTTTCTAACAACTAGTTGAAATGTCATCCTTCATGTAGACCGTCGAAATCCAGAGGGTGTTGATGAGAAGTCTTCAGGTACGCCGGGCGTCCCCAATCAGGGAACTAATCGCTTCGTTTCGTACTTTCGCCAGGTCTCCATTGAATGCCGCTCTCGCTGCGTCCCTTTGCGCAGCCCTGATATTTCCCATGGGCTGTAGAAGCACCCGTAAATCACCTGCGCCTGCAATACACTTTGCACATGTTCCCCCAAAAGGAGCAGGAGCGGAGTACCTTGATCACATCAACGGGCAGGTTGTAAATTCTCCGGTTGGAGTGCGGATCATTGTATATGCGCACCTCAGAGACACCTGGTGGGTGCAGCCATTCAGGAGCCGCGCGTTCACCGATGTCGGAAGCGATGGGGCCTGGGAGAATTACACCCATCTCGGCTCAGACTATGCCGCCCTGTTAGTTACCCCGGATTTTCAGCCCATAGCGAGACTTTCGGCACTGCCTCCAGCAGGCGGTAACGTGTTAGCGATCGCAACAACAAAGGCATCCTCCGAGCCGCGACCAGCTCCAAAGGTAGTTCATTTCAGTGGCTACGATTGGAGAGTTCGCTCTTCTCCCAATGATCGCGGAGGAGAGATTTGTGATTACGAACCCTCCAATGTTTGGGTTGATGATCAAGGCTATCTTCACCTGTTAATGGGTCTCGAAGGAGGCCATCGTTATTGTGCTGGAATCAGCCTGACTCGCAGTCTTGGCTACGGAACCTACAAGTTTGTGATCGAAGATACAAACCATCTCCCTACCTCTGCCGTTCTCGCTCTCTTCACGCAGGACAGTGATGGAGCTGATATGGATATTGAGTTGAGCCGTTGGGGAAATGCCTTGAACCGTAACGCTGATTACGTGGTGCAACCGTACTATATTCCGGAGAATACAGTACACTTTGAGATTCCAGCAGGGCCCACAACCCATGTGCTGCGATGGGAGCCAGGGAGAGCCACCTTCAGATCCTTCGCAGGCGTCTCTACGGCTCACTCGAAAATTATTGAACATGTGTTCAAATCTGGCGTACCAGTACCGGCCAACGAAACGCTCCTCATCGATTTCTATGATGCCCATCATCCTCAAAGCGGACTTCAGCATCCCGTCGAAGTTGTGGTCCAAAATTTCGAGTATCTGCCATGATCGCGTCAGGACGAACGTAGTCCCCGCAGTTATCGCACTTGCCTTGGCATTTTGGATTCCGGCAACAGCCGTCGCCTTGAGTAGTACTCGAACAATGGCACAGTACGTTCACGCTGTATGGGGTGCCGACAAGGGCTATGCCGGGGGCACTGTCTATGCCATCGCTCAAACTCCGGATGGTTATCTTTGGTTGGGCACGGAGCACGGACTTGTTCGATTCGACGGATCGGAATTCACCCCGATCGACCTTCCTCTTTCGGATCGCAGATCGGTTGCAGTCCGAG of Acidicapsa ligni contains these proteins:
- a CDS encoding LamG domain-containing protein, yielding MQPFRSRAFTDVGSDGAWENYTHLGSDYAALLVTPDFQPIARLSALPPAGGNVLAIATTKASSEPRPAPKVVHFSGYDWRVRSSPNDRGGEICDYEPSNVWVDDQGYLHLLMGLEGGHRYCAGISLTRSLGYGTYKFVIEDTNHLPTSAVLALFTQDSDGADMDIELSRWGNALNRNADYVVQPYYIPENTVHFEIPAGPTTHVLRWEPGRATFRSFAGVSTAHSKIIEHVFKSGVPVPANETLLIDFYDAHHPQSGLQHPVEVVVQNFEYLP